The genomic region GGTCTGGCCGACGCCTTCGGCTTTGCCGTGCCAGCGTCGTTGGCCGGCGGTGGCGGTGGACTCGCGTCGGTGGCCAGGTCGCCGAGACCCAGCGTCATCTGCCCGTCCACGACGACCACCAGCCGCTCGGATTTCGTGCCAAAATGCAGGGTGTTGATCGTCTTCAGCGCTGCGCGCAGCCGCTCGTTCTCCGCCGCGAGTTCCAGGGCCAGCGCGATAAGCTGGTCGGGATCGGTGGGGAGATCTTCGCGGCGCAGCGGCATAGCCAACCTATACCAGCGTGGCCGCGGTCGTACCAGAGGGATTTCTCGTCCCAGACGGCCAGACAGGCCGTCTGACAGGGGCCGCCACCGCGTGCGACCACGACAGCCCGTCCAACAGCAGAGCCAGCTGGCTCGCAGACAAGCTCATTGCGCCGTCCTGGACCGGTGGCCAGACGAATCGTCCATTTTCCAACCACTTTGTCGCTAACACAATTCCGCTACCGTCCCATGCCAGCAGTTTGACACGATCGTTTCGCTTCGAGCGGAACACGAAAACATCTCCGCCGTACGGATCAGCGCACATTACATCTGCCACCAACGCGACCAAGCCGTGCACCCCCTTTCGGAAATCCACCGGCCGCGTCGCCATCCACACCCGCAGCCCAGCTCGTGGCGCAATCACCCCACCCCTCGCACCGCCGCCAACACCATCGCCAGCGTCGCCGCATCCGCGCCCACCGTGACCCGGATGCTCACATCCGCCACCGCAATCTCAATGCTGCCGGCCGCCCGCTGAAGCCGCTGATCCGCAGCTGCGTCATCACAAAGCATCACCGGTACAAACGACGCTGGTGAGGACTGCAATTCCTCGTTTGCTCTTTCACTCGCCACCATCGCTTGCGAGGTCCTCGCCTGCCGCCGCCAGGTAAACACAAGGCTTTCGTTCACACCATGCCGGGCCGCAACCTCCGACACTCGCACACCGGCCGCATAGCTCTCCGCTACAATCGCCGCCTTTTGCGCTGCCGACCACTGCCGGCGCCCGCCCCCTGCGCTCACCCGGCTCGCCAGACCACCATCCCTTGCCATCCCGTCCATCGCCGTGCCCTCCTTCAAACAGGAACAGCACCTATCATCTCCGCGTGCACGCGACTTTCGTAGGTGGGGTCGTCACAATGGTTACTGTGCGTCAACATCGCTGGCCGGACGGCGTGCGCTGTCCCGAGTGCGACAGTGCCATGGTGATCCGCAACGGCCACGACGAAGGGCAGCCACATCGACAGCGCTATCTTTGCAAGGCTTGCCACGGACGTTTCGACGACCTCAGCGGCACGGTGCTGGCGGGACACCACCAGCCGCTGCGCGTATGGGTCCTGTGCCTCTACCTAATGGGGTTGAACCTTTCCAACCGGCAGATTGCCCAGGAACTGGATCTGGGTACCTCGGATGTGCAGGCCATGACCGAGCAGCTCCGCCAAGGGCTGGTGGCCCGAACACCGGCCGCGAAGCTGGAAGGCGCCGTGGAAATCGATGAAGTCTATGTCGTGGCTGGACACAAGGGCCAACCGACAGAGGTCGCAAAAAGGGTGCGTATTCCGACGAAAACAGCCGGCGATTCCGACGCAAGCCAGCCACCTGTTCCGAGGCAAACCAGCCGGGCATTCCGATGATGCCAGCCAGGGAGGGCGACACGGTTCGTGGACGCGAACATTGAGCTCGTCGGAGACGCTACTCGTCAAGCCGGGGCTGCTTGCCCGCCTGCAGCTTGCGCAGTGACTCCCCCTTGAGCTCGATGCGATGGGCACCGTGCACGAGGCGGTCGAGCACCGCGTCGGCGATAGTCGGGTTGTCGATGTGCTGATGCCAGAGTTCCACGGGCAACTGGCTGGTAATGATGGTGGAGGCGCGACCGTGCCGGTCATCGACCACCTCCAGCAGGTCGCGCCGCTGTTCGGCAGTCAGCGGCGTAATGCCCCAGTCGTCGAGGATCAGCACCTGCACCCGCGCCAGGCTTTTGAGCATACGTGCATAGCGCCCGTCGCCACGGGCGATGCCGAGGGCCTCCAGCAGCCGCGGCACGCGGTGATAAAGGACGGAGCGGTTGTCACGGCAGGCACGATGACCAAGGGCGCATGACAGCCAGGTTTTGCCGGTACCGGTCGGCCCAGTGACGAGAATATTCTCATGGCGCTCGATCCACTCGCCCATGAGCAACTTCTGAAACAGGGGACGGTCGAGGCCGCGAGAGGTGCGCCAGTCGATGTTTTCCGGCGCTGCCTGCTGGCGCAGGCCGGCAAAGCGCAGACGGATCCGTAGCCGCCGGTTGTCGCGCTCCAGTACCTCCTGGTCGACAAGCAGGCCGAGCCGGTCCTCAAAGCAGAGGTCGGAGAGGTCCGGCTGGCGACGCTGGTCCTCGAGCGCGCGAGCCATACCGGCGAGACCGAGCTCGCGCAGGCGGTCACTGGTCGGGTGGGTGAGCATGGAGGATCTCCTCAGTGGTAATAGCGGCTGCCGCGAATGTTGCTGTGCAGCTGCGGCTTTTCCTCCGACGCGGACTGCGTCGGCAGGCGGTCGAGGTTGTTGCGTAGGATCGACTGCACCGAGCCGTAGGAGCGGGCGCCGATGTCCAATCCGCGCCGACAAGCCGCCTCGACACGGGTGGGCCCGTAGCCGCGCACCAGGCGCAGGATGCCCAACCCGGCCCGGAACCCCTGCTCGGGATGGGGCTTGTCGGCGAGCAGGGCCTTGATCAGTTCGGCCGTGGCGGGGCCGATCGCGGCGGCTTCCTGCAGCAGCCGGGTCGGCGTCCACTCGGCATGGCGTCGGTGTGCGCTCGGCATATGGCCAGGCGTCGTGGTCTGACCTGGGCACTGCGGGCTGCGCGCGTGGCTGGCCACCCGCGTGCCGCCATGGAATAGCTCGACCGTTGCCTCGGTGACCCGGGCTTCGATCACCGTCCGCGCCAAGCGGTAAGGTACGGAGTAGAAATGCCCATGCAACTCAATGTGGTAGTCGAGCCCGGCCCGGCAGCGATGCCACTCGGCATAGGCATAGGGCTCCGCCGGCAGCGGCAATAGGACGGCGCGCTCGAGACGCTCGAACAGGGCCTGCCGGCTGATGCCGAGATGGCGCATCGGCCGGGCGTTGAGGTCGGTGACCAGGTCCCGGATCGCGCCGTTCAGGTCCGCCAGAGAGAAGAACCGCCGGTGCCGCAGCCGGGCCAGGATCCACCGTTGCACGACCTGGACAGCCACTTCGACCTTGGCCTTGTCGCGTGGCCGACGCACCCGCGCCGGCACGACGGCGGTGCCGTAGTGGGCGGCCATCTCCGCGTAGCTACGGTTGATCCCCGGCTCGTAGCGGCAGGCGGCGGTGACGCCGGCCTTGAGGTTGTCGCAGACGATCTGGCGGGTGACCCCGCCGAAGGCGGCAAAGGTATTGACGTGGCAGCCAATCCAATCCGCCAGCCCCTGGCTCCAGCGTGCTTCGGCATAGACCAGGTTGGACGCGCCGAGGGCGGCGACGAAGATCTGCGCGGCCCGCGTCGCCCCGGTGGCCGCGTCGATCACCGCCACCGTCTGCCCGGCGTAGTCGACAAACAGTCGCTCGCCAGCAGGGTGGGCCTGACGCATCGTCGGCGACAGCCGCCCCCGCCACTCGGCATAGAGGTCGCAAAAGCGGCTGTAGCCATACCCATCCGGTTGCCCGGCCCGGTATTCCTCCCAGAGCAGAAGCAGCGTCACTCCGGGACGACGCAGCTCCGCGTGGATCCGCGTCCATTCCGGTTGCGGGCGCGTTGGCTCCGCCACGAAAGGTGGGGTGAACAGCTTGCGTTCCAGTGCCGCGTCGTCGAGTTCGGGCGGCACCGGCCAGGTGATCCCGACCACCGTGGCCCGGCGCAGATACTCGGCCACCGTGTAGCGGCTGATACCGACCGCCGCGGCAATCCGGTGACCACTCTGGCCGCAAACGTGCTTGAGACGAAGAACTTCTCGAACCTGACGCATCGGCAGTCTCTGGCCTGGCATGGCGCTCCCCGGGGTCGTGCGGGAGAGAGCCTGCCCTCGTTGGGGGACTGCCCACGAGCCGTGCCGCCTACCCTGGATCAGACCTGGCTGGCTTGCTTCGGAATGGGTGGCTGGGTTCCGTCGGAATCACCGGCCGGCTTGCGTCGGAATCACTGGCTGCTTTGCGTCGGAATACGCACAAAAAGGGGCAGCCGGGACGACGTCGCAGGCTCCCGGGTGCGCCGGGACGCGGCACTCTGGAAAAGGAGAAACCGCCGATCCTCGGCCTGATCCAGCGTGGCGGACAGGTGATCCTGCACATGCTGGCCAACGTGCAACAGGCGACCATCAAGCCGATCATCACGCAGGCGGTTGGACCAGGCACGCTGATCCATACCGACGAATACGACATCTACGCCCGGCTGCCAGCCTGGGGCTACGCGCACAAGACGGTCTGCCACGCTCACGGCGAGTATGCGCGCGATGAAGATGGCGATGGGTTCTGTGAAGTTCACGTCAATACCATCGAGGGTTTCTGGTCGCTGCTGCGCTCCTGGCTTCGCCCTCACCGTGGCATCTCGCAGGACAAGCTGCCGCTCTATCTCGGCTTCTTCCAGTTCGTGCACAACGCCCGGCGCCGCGGCAAGGCCCTGCTCAGTGCCCTCGTGAGCGGTCTGGTCGGGTGAGGCTTCCTACCACCCCGGAACCCGATAAGAGCCACCGTCGATCCGTCTCCTGTCCTCGAAGGCCAACCGGCCGTCCACGGGTTGACGCCGTCCAAGGAAAACTTCTTATCTATAAGAACAGAATATATCAAACAGCAAGCAAAAATGGATATCATTCCTTGCAAAGAAATATAAAAGCAAGGATTACTTCAGGACTTATCCAGTTTTCCTTTACACAGGAAGTAAATCATTTAAAGACTCGTTTAGGGATCTGCTATTCGAAAGTAGCATAACATAAATCTGATTGGACATGTCATATATTTAGATGAAGTTATGTAGATGGAGTTCATACTTATTTTCATCATCCTATGAAAATACTTTAATATTGACAGTATAATCTTGACAGTGGAGGCTGGTACACGCACGATCACCGTCACTCTGTCCACGATAGACTGGCAACAGTTGGAAGGGCCACTCTCCGGTTCCGCTTCGGGCGGTGAACTCGGCCCTTAATACTTGAGATGATAAGGCACGTCGCATGAGGAGTTTGAATATGGAATCAAATCAAAAGTCTGACTGGCATGACTGGCATGACTGGCATGACCGGCATGACTGGCAAATTCTGTGGGAACCGTCTGCAAGAAAAGTGGCCGACTCCCCGGCAGATGCGTTCGCTCGCGCTATCCTTGATTATGCGCAATCTCGCCCGAACGACGAATTCGCAACCAAATTTGCTGCTTCGGTCGCTGCGGCAGGATGGATCAATGTCAGCAACGAGTTGAGCCGGGCCGCTGGCGACGTGGCGGATCACCTGCCGCTTGATCAGGTGTCGGCGTTGAGCCTGCCTTTTCCTGTCACCTGGGTCGAAGGCAATGTCCCGGATATGGTAGGGGTGCGCTTCGGCTTCCTTTATGAGCGTGATAAGCGTGATAGCAGAGTGCTCTCAGTCCGCTGTGCAAAACACGACAAAAAGGATGAAGTCGTTTTCCTCCGTCATGAGATTATCGCTTCTGCAGAGCGCCTTTCTATTCTGCCGCCAAATTTTTTCCGTGCAAACGCAGCAGAGAAGACAGCGGCCCTCGTGCTCCGGCTGATCACGCTTATCTGCGGAGAAAGCTGAACAACCGCGGCGGTCGCCACAGGGTGGCCGCTTCGGTCCGTTCATGGGAGTAATGTCCTAGGTTGCGGGAAGAATGGTGGTTTCTTTTGGCACCGAATTGGTTCCGGCTAATACCAATGCTCATGGACCAGAACCGATGACCCAAGGAGAGGTTCGCGCAAGCCATCTCTCCCGACCCATCCATAGGTTCTGATCCACGAGCTTTGGTATGATCGGGCGGATGGCGCGATCGCATAGCACAATTTCCTGGTAGACCGCCGGATGAACAAGTCGCAGCAGATACGCTGGACTCGCCATGATGCCGATCTTCTGCTGCAGGTTCGCTGCGCTGTCTACAACGGCACCTTCGGTCTCGGCTTCGGGCAACGCTTTCAGATCGCCGACGATCAGCATCCGCCAGCAGCCCGCGCGGCCTGACCCCCAATCATGAGACAGTTCCCCTCATTCTATGGCGGGACCCCGGGCCGCACCTTGCCCATTTACAAGCAAAAATTCATACAACTTATAGACGATATTTTCTTGAAATATGCTTGTAACGAGCGCATAATACAGGTGAATTACTCGTCGAGCTCAATGTCGTCGTGTCCGCCGGTTCAGTCTGTTCCTTACCAGGACAATCCACGCCCCCAAGGGTAGGGATTGGAATCCGGGTGAGGGCACCGGAAACACCAACTTTGCTGTGCGGGCGAGGGTGATGTCTCAAGATCAGGCGATGTTGTAAAGGAATAACCAACGTGCTCAAATCGACGGTGGCCGAATGCAACCTTAAGAGATCTTCTGCGAATACATGTCGCAAGAAGGATTGTCCTGGGATTACTGCGTTCTTCTTTACCGTTTCCGCGTTTATTGGCTTTCCGGTTGCAACGTCCCTGACGCCTGCCATGTCCTGCGCCCGTCCGTCCGCAGCTGAGGGCTGAGCACATGTCATCCCGCGCTGACCGCCGCAAGAAGGCCAGGACCGAAAACGAAGACGCCCTCGCCCACGTTGTCATTGATCCCGACACCGGACGCACGCACTTCGATCCGCGTGCCGACGGCGCCGATTGGGCCGAGGCGTTCGACGAGGTCTACGCCAGGCACCGCGGCGACTGGAAGCTGGATAAACCCGAGGTGCAGGACGAGAAGGCGGCCAAGCTCGACCGCCGCGCCCAGGCATACTGCGAAGCTCTGAGCCGCCGTTCTGCCGAAGCTTTCGCCCGCCTCAGCGCCGATTACGCCCGCGACGTTGGGCATCTCGCCAAGATCAGGGAACTCCGGAATATCCGTGCCGAAGACCCCGGGCTCTATGCGTATCTCGAAACGCGAGCCGAGAAAGGCGACCGCGGCGCCAGAGACATCATCCGGCACTCCCGTCTCGTGGCCGAGAATTGGGGCAAGAAGGCTGCCGCCGAACGCGCCATCACCAATGCTCTGAACAAGGCACGGATCGAGGTCGGATATGTCCACGACGGCGGCGAATTCGGCAACGGATACGGGCGGGAACCATTTACTTACCAGGGGTTCGTGTCTGACGAACACCCTATCCTGCGGCTGTTTAACTCAATCCTGCCGCGTGTCAAAAAGTTCCGCGGCGGCAGAACAAAAGAGGATTACCAGTCGGTCCGGAGCAAATTGCTCGGCGCCGACCTCCCTTACGCCTCCGTTAACCGGGACATGCGGTCCTTGCTCCGGGTTGACCTCGATCGCACCTACGATTCCGCTGAGGCGCTTCTGGGTCTCATCAATTCGTGCGCCATCTTGGCGCCGAACCTGATCGTCGGTTACGTCGACCGCCAGGGGCGATTCGTGCATCCACAAGCATACTGGCTGCTGGCCGACGCGGCCTGCTGGATGTCGAAGGGTGAAGCCCGTTTCCGCTTCAAGTTCGACGCGGTCAAGCGCGGTCTCAACGCCGCTCTCCTGCCGATCGGCGCCGATCCTTGCGCGATTTGGAACGACACTTGGATCAAGAACGCCCTTTCGCCGCTCTGGTCCTGCACCGTCGGTGCCCAGGTGCCATATTCGCTGGAGGTCCTGGGCGAGAACCTGAACCTCATCGGCTTCGGCAAGAACAAGGAAAACCTCGCCCTCCTGAAGGCGGCAACGCCTGACCTTCGCGGCGCCGGCCCGGTTCCGGTCGAACATCCCGACCCTGAGGTCCAGGCGGGCAGCCAGCCGGCGTTCCGCATCCTCCGCGCCGTCGCCCTGGACAGTGTCGCCTCCTATGCCGACGGCAATGGCGGCACTCACGGCGTCGGACGCGAGGCGTTCGAGGAATTCATGATCGCCCAAGCCCGCCGCATCAACCCGCATGGCAGCATCACGCGCGTCGAAAGCCAGGGCGCCAGTGTCGCCAAATACGTATGGAAGGAACACGCCGGCAGGAAGCAGAAGGCGGCGGACGCCGCTGATGCGCGCGAGATCCGCAACGCCGCCCGGAGGAAGCACGCCGACGCCACGGGCGTCCACCGCGCCCGGAAATCCGCCGGGCAAACCTCGGCGACCAAGCGCCGTACCGGGTCTGTAAGGCTGATTTCCGCCGCCGCCATTGGCCTCATTGGCGATGGCGACAGGCCGACGAAAGCGGCTGTCACCCGCGCACTGGACGGGAAGGTCGTGTTGGAGACGGTGAAGCGGAACTGGTCCGACGCCATGACGTCCCTCGTGCCGCTCTGCGACATCCTCGACGCCGCGCATGCGCACGTCGCCACGGGCGGGAAACTGCCGGGGAAGGAACTGCTTGTCCCAGTCATCGAGCGGCTGGACGAGCTCAAGGAACTGCTGGAGACCGCACAGTCGGAAAGCCAGCGCGAGGCGGCGGGAAAAGAGGTCGTCGCGGCGGAGGATGAACTCGTGGCGGCGAAAAAGATGATTGCCACGGCAAAGAAGGCGGTCACAAACCGTTTTGCGGACGGCTCACGCGAGATGCTTATGCCCCCCATCACACCCCAGGCCCG from Rhodovastum atsumiense harbors:
- the tnpB gene encoding IS66 family insertion sequence element accessory protein TnpB (TnpB, as the term is used for proteins encoded by IS66 family insertion elements, is considered an accessory protein, since TnpC, encoded by a neighboring gene, is a DDE family transposase.), yielding MATRPVDFRKGVHGLVALVADVMCADPYGGDVFVFRSKRNDRVKLLAWDGSGIVLATKWLENGRFVWPPVQDGAMSLSASQLALLLDGLSWSHAVAAPVRRPVWPSGTRNPSGTTAATLV
- the tnpA gene encoding IS66-like element accessory protein TnpA, with product MDGMARDGGLASRVSAGGGRRQWSAAQKAAIVAESYAAGVRVSEVAARHGVNESLVFTWRRQARTSQAMVASERANEELQSSPASFVPVMLCDDAAADQRLQRAAGSIEIAVADVSIRVTVGADAATLAMVLAAVRGVG
- a CDS encoding IS1/IS1595 family N-terminal zinc-binding domain-containing protein, with translation MVTVRQHRWPDGVRCPECDSAMVIRNGHDEGQPHRQRYLCKACHGRFDDLSGTVLAGHHQPLRVWVLCLYLMGLNLSNRQIAQELDLGTSDVQAMTEQLRQGLVARTPAAKLEGAVEIDEVYVVAGHKGQPTEVAKRVRIPTKTAGDSDASQPPVPRQTSRAFR
- the istB gene encoding IS21-like element helper ATPase IstB, with the protein product MLTHPTSDRLRELGLAGMARALEDQRRQPDLSDLCFEDRLGLLVDQEVLERDNRRLRIRLRFAGLRQQAAPENIDWRTSRGLDRPLFQKLLMGEWIERHENILVTGPTGTGKTWLSCALGHRACRDNRSVLYHRVPRLLEALGIARGDGRYARMLKSLARVQVLILDDWGITPLTAEQRRDLLEVVDDRHGRASTIITSQLPVELWHQHIDNPTIADAVLDRLVHGAHRIELKGESLRKLQAGKQPRLDE
- the istA gene encoding IS21 family transposase; this encodes MPGQRLPMRQVREVLRLKHVCGQSGHRIAAAVGISRYTVAEYLRRATVVGITWPVPPELDDAALERKLFTPPFVAEPTRPQPEWTRIHAELRRPGVTLLLLWEEYRAGQPDGYGYSRFCDLYAEWRGRLSPTMRQAHPAGERLFVDYAGQTVAVIDAATGATRAAQIFVAALGASNLVYAEARWSQGLADWIGCHVNTFAAFGGVTRQIVCDNLKAGVTAACRYEPGINRSYAEMAAHYGTAVVPARVRRPRDKAKVEVAVQVVQRWILARLRHRRFFSLADLNGAIRDLVTDLNARPMRHLGISRQALFERLERAVLLPLPAEPYAYAEWHRCRAGLDYHIELHGHFYSVPYRLARTVIEARVTEATVELFHGGTRVASHARSPQCPGQTTTPGHMPSAHRRHAEWTPTRLLQEAAAIGPATAELIKALLADKPHPEQGFRAGLGILRLVRGYGPTRVEAACRRGLDIGARSYGSVQSILRNNLDRLPTQSASEEKPQLHSNIRGSRYYH
- a CDS encoding IS1595 family transposase, yielding MRRNTHKKGQPGRRRRLPGAPGRGTLEKEKPPILGLIQRGGQVILHMLANVQQATIKPIITQAVGPGTLIHTDEYDIYARLPAWGYAHKTVCHAHGEYARDEDGDGFCEVHVNTIEGFWSLLRSWLRPHRGISQDKLPLYLGFFQFVHNARRRGKALLSALVSGLVG